cctCTTGCCACATATTGCATCTGTGGCACTAACATGGATGGTTATTCTAGACACTCAAAGGAATAAAAAGGAGCTATAATAAGACCAAACTACACAATACATCATATTGAATTGATATAAATTGAGAAatctgaaataataatttaagaTCAGATGATCTGCCACTGAAACCAAATGTCTTCTGTGTTGACACCATCATTTATCACCAGGAATCTCCACTGTACACTTGAGTGTGTCATTATAGAAGGTGCCAGAGCAGTCGGACCCTCCGAACACCAGCAAAGTGCAGCGGACATTGACATTTTTACCCTGTTCTTGCTTCTCAGTGTCTGTTAGGATAGAGGAGCCCAAACTTATCATGCTGTGTCCTGCCCGAGGCTTAGAGGAAAGCAGTGGACATGTCACTGAACTCCACATGTTGGTATCTATAAGGAGAAATCAAGGTAGATGCAGGGGGGGGGGCATAGTgctaaacaacaaaaaaaaatgaaatgaaatcaaactaATAAATCTGCATTTTATTCGCCATCAAATTAAGCAAAACAGTAAGTACTCACCAGTGTTGAAGATATGTATGTCATGCAAAGCTCCAATTgcactgcagcctccactgaCTAAAATCCTGTTGTCTGAAACTGGCAGTGCTGCATGAAATCTGTGCACAATAACAAGGACATATATAATATTCTAAAACTTATCTTCATTTTTCAGTCATGAAAAAAAATGGTGTAAACCAAATGCCATATATTTTTTGgaatacattaaatataaatgcacTTCTGACTGTGTGATGCACCAAAGTACTAAACCCAGCTGACCATGACAACAACATCTCAAAGGTAATTGGTTCTGTACCCACCCCCGGGGCACTGGCGGCATGTTCCCACACTTGACAGATGTGTACTCCATGAATCCTTCACtcagtaagaaaataaataaataaatatataaaaacccTGACAAGATTATCACTTAATGCAATCACTGAATTTTCATCTTACCAAGATCTAAAATATGGAGGTCATTAAAGTAGGTTGCAGTCTTTCGACCTCCAAATATTATCAACCTCTGTGACAGAAGTGTGGCTGTGTGCCTGTTCAATACAAATATACTGTTATTCTGGGAAGAAGTGAAGGATACGCCAAGTTTGCTGTAGCTGTTTGTTAAAGGAACACTCACCCAAACCTTGGCAGAGGTCTGTCCCCCTCCACAATGGGCTGGTACCAGAGTTCAAACTCTGGGTTGAAAATGTACAGAGCATTACTGCAGGATTTCTCAGCAGAAGAATGGCTCGGCCGCACTCCCCCAAAGACAAAAAGCTCTTTCTTATAAAAGGCTGCAGAGTGAAACGCCAAATTTGGAACGTTCCCTTTTGCCTATATGGGGGTAAACCCAAAAAACAAGTGTTTCCTACATCTCTGCTTGAGTATTTGTTAAGAAATTAAAAACCACAGCACATTTGTAACAAACCTACAGTGACAAGCTTCCACTTCCAGGTCAGAGTATTGAGGATGTACAAGTCGCTGTAGCGCTGAGCCTCTCTCAGCCCACCATAAACAAAGAGTGCCTTAGAGTCTGGGTCATAGGTCGCAGAGTGTCCTTGGGCACATGGTGGTACAGGTCCAGAAACAGAGGATTTTATAGGGAACCAAATATCACTGCCTGGAAAGAGGCCACATAaccacattaaaatacatttatagaaAGTAAGGTCTGTGTGTAGGGGCAGCCATATCATATAgtgaattcttttttttattttatccaaGGAGCAGATGTGCTTTATGGACACAGACTAATAACAGGTATGTCCAAACTAATAGTTCAAACTTCACTGACCTATCTGGAGCTTCCACAGGGAGTCACTGCAATAGCCCTGATGTGCCGTTTCCCCTCCGATGAGGACGGCAGTGTCAGGGTCACTTAAACACATCGTATGGCTCCAGCGTGGCGATGGACTCGCTGAAACTAAGCAAGACCTTTGTCAAGACCTGGTCTGTGCATTCAGATGAGTCCAGATGATGAGTAATGTTTACGCCCCTGACCTTCTCTGCTCTCAGTCTTTATCTGCTCAGACATTTCTTCTTGGCTTTTTGTCGTGCACAGCCTCTTTCTCTTGGGGGTTGAAGCCTGGTCTATGTCTTCAGACAGACTGTCCATGTCCTCAGAGCTCCATGTGAGGTGGCCTCTCTTATTGATTACTGTATGTCTGGGTGTCttatgcttttttgttttagcaGCAGAGAGCACAATAAACAGTTCACTTACCCAACATGCAGATACTAATATATCCTTAAACATGAGCCCTTACCGTAGGCCAGCCCTGGGCTTCAGTCCCCACAGCGGACTCACTGGGGTCAATTTTATTTACTTGGATCTCTTCATAGCAAACGCTATCGCCCAGGTGTGAGACGTTGGAATTGATCTGCAACGATGTGCATTAACTGAACTATCATGAAGCGACCAAATCAGAGTGAGGATCGTTACAGATCCCCGTTTCTCTCACCGTTTCATTTTCAGCACTGTGGTTTAATGTGCTACAGAGATCAGCTGCATCGTGTGGTTCCGGGAACAGACGTTTTCTTTGGATCAGAGGGGGACTGCTGAAGACACCGGCCCGACCCTGCGGCTGGGCACACATACTCATTGTGTCAAACTAGACAATGATTACTACTATTAAGATACACATTTAAGAGCATTTCCTTATGAGACCAATAGGGGACAGTTAGCGTTTATTTACCTCTCCACACACTGTGAGCACTATCTTGCCATACACTCCCCTCCTGCccctctctgctgcctctgtgACGATGTCACTGCTCCAGTCACCGTCCCAGATCAGACACCTGGGTTCAAAGACAACGTCAACGACTaacacttgtttgtttgtgtgaagtgaCCAATGCTTTCCCTCCACATACCTTGCTTGAGATGTGAGAATCCCAATTTTCTGGGCCTGCACCTCTGCACTGACCAGAACCTCGACTGAGATGGTGGTGTCGCTGCATTTCCACTCCCCGAGACCAAAGATGACCAGCAGCTTAGGAAGAGGCAGCGGGATGTGGACTTGAAAACACCTGCGGTTCGATTTGCTGCGGAGCAGAGAAAGACCcgatgagtgtgagtgtgagtgtgagtgtgtgtgtgtgtgtgtgactgagacCGTGTGCAGGGTTTTATCAGTGAGGAGCATGTACCTGATGAACTGACGCGGAGCATCGCGCAGGGACCAAAGGACATAAAAAGTTTGACACCCCATGTTGTTTCAGTGTCACGCTCGATTCCTCAAAACACAACCTTCTCCCTGACGCTCCAGAAAACGCTTCTGATTGGTTAAATCGATCTCGAGGCCGCTGTAAAAACGCACACCTGTGACGCATTACGTAAGTAATTAATTAGCAGGATTCAATAGGTGCGACACGATTCATCGACGGTTTGACTGAATATCACTGAGCACCTCTAACAACGCGACACTCACCAGATTAGTGTTTTAAAATCATTCAAGTAATTTCCTTTGcggatttttattttgatttattttctgccGTAATAAGGTAGGTTAAATACAGTATAGACCAAATAgacaaatgaccaaaaacattttttaatactATAGTTCAATACAACACCTCTATAATCACCTCATTGTCTAACCAGTACAACAGACAcgtaaacaaataaaaacataaataaataagtacattAAAAAGATGTGCAGATTGTGCAGGTCTTAATTGTGTATTTATCATCACCAAAGTCTAACTGAAAGAATATAATACTTTGGCTTGTAACAGAAATACTACTTATCTAAAGTAGTAATATATAAGAGGAATACTGCTTTTTAGAAATCCAGTGAACTTGAGTGACACGGCATATATTTACATTCTGACTTTCCTTTGGGAGATCCTGAAAATAAAACCTGGTTTCATCAGCACCTCTAACAATTACATCAATCCCCTAATGCCACAATTTAATGGAAACACAAGGGACCATCCTGAAGCGCTGTCTAATCCTGGATCTGCAGTGAGACTGTTATGAAATGAGAAACTACACCTCCAGCAGCCTCAGTAACGTTTATCAAGTTAAACATGCTGCGGCACTGAACTAATGCAGATGTTCACCACGGTGTTTAGGGTTGAATTAATACTCAATCACACTGAAAACTTGGCAATGTTATCTTTATTTGGAAATAGAAATTTCAAGAAAAAATCTGATTAGAACTCacagtaaatgtacagtatgacaAACATGGAAAACTTCAAACGTGTTGCTTTAGATTGTATAGAGCATTAGCAGATCTGTGACATCTTTGGAAACATGCACATGTGAGTGTGGTGAAagcactgattttaaaaatatgaaggaACAAAGATTCAACacaatcaaatcaaaaacaaacacagtgaccTTCACTTACATAGActtgcacagaaaacacatttacatgaaATATAACAAATGCTCCCTatctcagaaacaaaaaaagaggggggggggggggggggggggtgcggtcagcaaatgtaaatatggaaatataCTCCATATTACACTAATATAATTTATCTCATAAATAAATTTAGATGTATATTTTGCCAACacactgctgtgactgcagatgtctttccattgtttttttttttttataattatattcTCTATTATCACATGATTAGATTCAACATGGAGTGGAAAATAATGCTACGAAGCATGAACAGAAATACAAGTAGCCAGAACAAAATAGcgaaaaaaaatatatatataaaatcataaaaGGTCCACACATAAACTACAAAACAACTCTATTTCTTTAGAGCTCTGCTGATCACCTGGAATAAATTTTGTCCAGGCGTTCCCTGATTGTTGCTACTGTAGAAACGTTACAGCTGAAgacaatgtgtgttttatgacaGGGACCTCACCAAACAACACAGTGCATACATGGGAACATGGCACATGTGCAAGGCTTCTTCAAATATCTATTAGCAAGAACTTGGAGCAAATGTGCCATTTAAAACTACCTGACAATATATGTAAATGAAACATGTGGCAACACAAggtgaaaatgataaaaaatagaTATCCCTATATTTAgccttttatatatatatttatatttttttttgctaagTATGGAATCAAAATAGTTTTCAGTCTTAAGAGTAATATTCTTCTGAGTCGTACAATCATAAGTGGGCATTTCAGGCACTGTAATACACCTTGTAGTAGAGAGTTTTATTTCGCCACAGTGAGTAGGAGTTATCAAATTTCAGCAGGTAAGTGCCTTCACCTGGAAAATCGTGGCTCCCTCCATGGACGGACAAGTGACTGTCCTGGCGGTATACAGGTAAGAGTTCAGCCAGATTTGAATTTCTTTGAGTTTTGGAGCCCTTCTCAACATCCCCATTAGGGACAGGTCCTGCAATACAAATCACATAAACCACAAAGTCAACAGAACGCCTCAGATCCCAGCTGCTGTGAAACACATAAAAACTCAACGATGGCGTGTTTGATATTCACAGAATGACTGACCTATTCTTAAAGACGTCATCCGGTGAGAAGGTTTAAAATACGCCAAAGTATGAGCTAAACTCACGCTGCTTCAAATTACTTCCACTAACACCAACTGACCTTCtggctcctcctcttcatcttcatcatcacttGACTCACTGATGTGGACCGTGATGGATTGGCTTGTGACAGGGCTCCAGTCAAAATATATGCCAAAGCCAATGTCATAACCATCTGTGGCAAACTCCCAGCACACTTTTTTGGCCTCAGGGAGTGTGGGCACGTGAACCGTCATGATGTCGCCTCGATACACTGTCACCACACTATCCTTCTCCGTTTGAAGCTTTGCCTTCAGCTCCTTGAGTGCAGCAGATGTCCATGTTGTTGGGGGCTGTAGGGGCGGCAGCTGGGCTGCACATCaggaggaacacacacacacacacacacacacacacacacacacacaaaacatcatCTCTGATATTTATCAAGCTTAGATAAACAGAATTAAACTGTACCTTTGTAAGTTTGTATTACACTAAGAACACGTTTGTCTCGCAGTTATAAAATCTACATCTGAATTCAAATCATAGATAAGAAAAAGCAATCAGGATGCCCCGCTCAGCAGGTCCTCACCTTTCATTTCAGCAGAGACGGGACAACTCCCAGCGCTGCTGTCCTCCTTGTCTCCTTCCCCCAGGGCCTGCTCAGCGTGGGCTTCTTCATTACCCtcacaatgcacacacacacaagaaacatAGAAATTACATTATTCCACTCCCCTGTTTACAGCTGCTCAGTGACATCTTATCCAGCATACGTAAACAGTAACTACCTCTGGATGTTGCCCTGATGCCTCCTTAGTTTCATCCATGTTAGTTCTGGACTGGGTGAAGCTTTGAGAAAGATCTGTATTCTGGAGCCTGaagacagaacagcagcagaaaataaaacacaatatgcGCCACGAATCATGTGACATTAAGGTagagaggttaaaaaaaataaataaataaatcaccagCTTGTTAAGAAATACTTGGTGCAGCAACAGGTTACCTGTCAAGCGGCGTGTTGTCGCAGTGTTTGGTTGTTATTCCGGGGAAAGACGAGAAGGAAAGGGAGGACAGCCGTGACTGGAGCTCTGATGTAGTCTCCAATCTCTCCATGGCTATAAAGACAAGACAAACACTTCGGTCTGCGTGGCTGAAAAAGATGAAACCCCGCCTCCTCCAGGCACAGGGAGAGGATCGAGCCTCCAAAGCAAACAAAGTGCTGTGTGACAGTGATGGCCATGTTAACCACGGGGCAGGCTGGTGATTTACAGGCTGAAGCCGTAGAAACCAatcgtgtgtgtatgtggtggcTCCTGGCCCAGTCTAGGTAAAGTGGCATTAGCCAGCAGCTGGCTAGTTGGTTAGCCCGCATTAGCTACTTACCTGAGGAAGTGCTGCGGACACACCGCACACAAACAGCTGGTAGCACGATGTAACGCCGACAGTCTCACAACTCGACACTATTTTACTTCAATCCAACCCAGACCGAGAGGAAATCCGGCTCCATGGCCCTGTGGTCATGTGACATGTGATCTCtccacagagctgctgctgcttgacaggaaaaaaacacgAATTTCTGACACTTCCGCGTTTTCTCGAGTGTTGACGAAAATCGACGAATCCTCCAGCAGAGAGATCACCTGCACCTGCAAGACTAACAGCACAGACATTTCTCATCTTTCTGGTTTTTTGACCCATGTTGGACTGAATCTGTGTCTTTAGATTAagttctcctttttttctgaatataataagtgtgttttgttgtgaaaGGACTGTTCTTTATAtgacttttttatatttcacacaCTTTATTCTCTACTGCTGATTTTTgtgcattgtaaaaaaaaaaacaacggtTTTCCCACATATTTATCATAATATTTAAGTATAAGATATTGAATCACAAAACATTCtactatttatattttactggtGTCTCCAGCAGGGATTTGTATGCTGCAGAGATGCAATGCTGCATAGATTTGTTGCTTGATAGAAAGCACAGCAGAGGTGTCTCCTTGGTCTGGGCATCACTGAGAGAAATCCAGGGAAAAGGCCtttgtggaaagaaaaaaaaaaaaatcaacgcATAGCATATTTTTAATTAGTGCTTTCTTTCTATGCTTTAAATCTCTCCTCAAATcacagcgtttctcttttgtttgaTGTCACACTGCGATACAATGAAAGTAACTGCCTGATCCATatgaatttacattttatttcctggacaaaaatataaaatatgacaaaaacgTTTATGTTCTTGAGTTTCACAGTGCGGCACTCACTCTTCTCTAAGAAGGGAAGATGCATACGATGAACAGATGAAACTTTCTGCAGTTAATTGCACAGCGTGTGTCGATTTCTCTTTGAAGAGGCTGTTGATCAGAGACAAGGCATCACTGGATCCCAGACTGGCAGAGGTGCAGATATTTAGCAGGCTGTACAACACGCCACACACCCAGTTGAGACCCAGAGAAATGGCACCTATAAGGGAGTCACAAGTCAGTAAGAGTTAGACAAGATGCAGCTAAATACAAAATTTGAATTCCTTATAGTAGTGACACAAAGGATACCTGATTGAACCTTTATCTTGTATAATGTGACAAGCACAAATGCAAGAATTTGAAACTTGCAATAGTGAAACATGACATACCAGTCATTTCAAGTGGAGACGACGCTTCTATCAGCAAAGGGTCTGTCAAAGCTGTGGTCACATGAGAGCAGGACAGCCACACATCTGCAGATTCACTCGGCACAAAGTCATACTGAGGTTTCAGAATGAAACTGTGTCCAAGCAGTCGAGCCAGTCTGAAAGAGAAATTCAATACAAGAGGGATTAATCAACTGAACATCTGAATGATCGGTTGTATGTGTGTAGTAGTACCTGGTGACAGGCACAGCAGAGGTGAAGCTGTACACCAGGCAGTGTTTTTCCAGGTGAGAATGAAGATCAGCACTGACTTTGGGGAGGTCAGAGGGCAGACAGCAGAGGAACAGAATGTCTGCCCAGGCAGCCAGCCTGCGATTGTCACAGAAACATTCAACCTCGCTGTGCACGGACTCTACTGAAACACAGAAGCAATGTTTTTAATG
The nucleotide sequence above comes from Mastacembelus armatus chromosome 22, fMasArm1.2, whole genome shotgun sequence. Encoded proteins:
- the LOC113129555 gene encoding rab9 effector protein with kelch motifs, which gives rise to MGCQTFYVLWSLRDAPRQFISKSNRRCFQVHIPLPLPKLLVIFGLGEWKCSDTTISVEVLVSAEVQAQKIGILTSQARCLIWDGDWSSDIVTEAAERGRRGVYGKIVLTVCGEPQGRAGVFSSPPLIQRKRLFPEPHDAADLCSTLNHSAENETINSNVSHLGDSVCYEEIQVNKIDPSESAVGTEAQGWPTHKTPRHTVINKRGHLTWSSEDMDSLSEDIDQASTPKRKRLCTTKSQEEMSEQIKTESREASPSPRWSHTMCLSDPDTAVLIGGETAHQGYCSDSLWKLQIGSDIWFPIKSSVSGPVPPCAQGHSATYDPDSKALFVYGGLREAQRYSDLYILNTLTWKWKLVTAKGNVPNLAFHSAAFYKKELFVFGGVRPSHSSAEKSCSNALYIFNPEFELWYQPIVEGDRPLPRFGHTATLLSQRLIIFGGRKTATYFNDLHILDLGFMEYTSVKCGNMPPVPRGFHAALPVSDNRILVSGGCSAIGALHDIHIFNTDTNMWSSVTCPLLSSKPRAGHSMISLGSSILTDTEKQEQGKNVNVRCTLLVFGGSDCSGTFYNDTLKCTVEIPGDK
- the tmed8 gene encoding protein TMED8; this translates as MERLETTSELQSRLSSLSFSSFPGITTKHCDNTPLDRLQNTDLSQSFTQSRTNMDETKEASGQHPEGNEEAHAEQALGEGDKEDSSAGSCPVSAEMKAQLPPLQPPTTWTSAALKELKAKLQTEKDSVVTVYRGDIMTVHVPTLPEAKKVCWEFATDGYDIGFGIYFDWSPVTSQSITVHISESSDDEDEEEEPEGPVPNGDVEKGSKTQRNSNLAELLPVYRQDSHLSVHGGSHDFPGEGTYLLKFDNSYSLWRNKTLYYKVYYSA
- the noxred1 gene encoding NADP-dependent oxidoreductase domain-containing protein 1 isoform X2, which translates into the protein MATMDAVSGLRSFSFDTELNEEEKKLLFLRARSAGLTFCGCAHAVYLCSLVHSLRRIIKSHTVNTGKDGDLCVGILGMGHMGKQLLLSILGMTGIKPSHIKVSTRTPQSAESVHSEVECFCDNRRLAAWADILFLCCLPSDLPKVSADLHSHLEKHCLVYSFTSAVPVTRLARLLGHSFILKPQYDFVPSESADVWLSCSHVTTALTDPLLIEASSPLEMTGAISLGLNWVCGVLYSLLNICTSASLGSSDALSLINSLFKEKSTHAVQLTAESFICSSYASSLLREEPFPWISLSDAQTKETPLLCFLSSNKSMQHCISAAYKSLLETPVKYK
- the noxred1 gene encoding NADP-dependent oxidoreductase domain-containing protein 1 isoform X1 produces the protein MATMDAVSGLRSFSFDTELNEEEKKLLFLRARSAGLTFCGCAHAVYLCSLVHSLRRIIKSHTVNTGKDGDLCVGILGMGHMGKQLLLSILGMTGIKPSHIKVSTRTPQSAVESVHSEVECFCDNRRLAAWADILFLCCLPSDLPKVSADLHSHLEKHCLVYSFTSAVPVTRLARLLGHSFILKPQYDFVPSESADVWLSCSHVTTALTDPLLIEASSPLEMTGAISLGLNWVCGVLYSLLNICTSASLGSSDALSLINSLFKEKSTHAVQLTAESFICSSYASSLLREEPFPWISLSDAQTKETPLLCFLSSNKSMQHCISAAYKSLLETPVKYK